A portion of the Pseudomonas koreensis genome contains these proteins:
- the lpxH gene encoding UDP-2,3-diacylglucosamine diphosphatase gives MILLISDLHLEEERPDITRAFLDLIAGRARSASALYILGDFFEAWIGDDAMTPFQRSICQALRDLRDSGTAIFLMHGNRDFMLGKAFCKQAGCTLLKDPSVVQFYGEPVLLMHGDSLCTRDVGYMKLRRYLRNPITLFILRHLPLSSRHKLARKLRSESRAQTRMKANDIVDVTPEEIPRVMQKFGVKTLIHGHTHRPAIHKLQLGEQAAKRIVLGDWDRQGWALQVDESGYALAPFDFAPPPALPAPTI, from the coding sequence GTGATATTGCTGATTTCAGACTTGCATCTGGAAGAGGAGCGCCCGGACATTACCCGGGCGTTTCTGGATTTGATCGCCGGACGCGCCCGCTCGGCGAGTGCGTTGTACATCCTCGGCGACTTCTTCGAGGCGTGGATTGGCGACGACGCCATGACGCCCTTTCAGCGCTCCATCTGCCAGGCCCTGCGCGATTTGAGGGACAGCGGTACGGCGATCTTTCTCATGCACGGCAATCGCGATTTCATGCTCGGCAAGGCTTTCTGCAAACAGGCCGGCTGCACATTGCTGAAGGATCCGAGTGTCGTGCAGTTCTACGGCGAGCCGGTGCTGCTGATGCACGGCGACAGCCTGTGCACCCGCGACGTTGGCTACATGAAGCTGCGCCGCTATCTGCGCAACCCGATCACCCTGTTCATCCTCCGTCATCTGCCGCTGAGCAGCCGCCATAAACTGGCGCGCAAGCTGCGCAGCGAAAGCCGCGCACAGACGCGGATGAAGGCCAATGACATCGTTGATGTCACCCCGGAAGAGATTCCGCGGGTGATGCAGAAATTCGGCGTGAAAACCCTGATCCACGGCCACACCCACCGCCCGGCGATTCACAAGTTGCAGCTTGGTGAACAAGCGGCGAAGCGGATTGTGCTGGGGGACTGGGACCGTCAGGGTTGGGCGTTGCAGGTCGATGAAAGCGGGTACGCCCTGGCCCCGTTCGACTTCGCCCCGCCACCCGCCCTCCCCGCCCCAACGATTTAA